A genome region from Trichoderma asperellum chromosome 7, complete sequence includes the following:
- a CDS encoding uncharacterized protein (EggNog:ENOG41), with protein sequence MALYPGYLDFIRGHAASYEPLTELSGLSASSLDDPLHSALKGGTNAVDQFASMGHSIRPNYWYSSSSSPLVTGCSSGFGRVFVDEILRRGNKVIATACRPESVADLKKTNATVLQLDVTWDWTRIIEAIDDAIGIHGHIDVFVNNAAYVLGGAWEDLSEDSKAFKLPIDKNHTQSGDPQKGVAIIVDLVRQEGVAKDETVPLRMPLSPDAYEVIKNKCDKTINLLGDWKDVISSTDLDE encoded by the exons ATGGCATTGTATCCTGGGTATCTTGATTTTATACGTGGTCATGCCGCTTCATATGAGCCCTTGACGGAATTGAGCGGCTTGTCCGCTTCAAGCCTGGATGATCCGCTTCATTCCGCTCTCAAAGGCGGAACGAACGCAGTGGACCAATTTGCCTCGATGGGCCATTCTATTAGACCCAATTATTggtattcttcttcttccagcccA CTTGTAACTGGCTGCTCCTCTGGCTTTGGACGAGTCTTTGTTGACGAGATCCTACGCCGTGGCAACAAGGTAATTGCAACTGCTTGCCGGCCAGAGAGTGTCGCAGATTTGAAGAAGACCAATGCTACGGTGCTTCAACTCGATGTTACATGGGACTGGACTCGAATTATAGAAGCTATTGATGACGCCATAGGTATTCATGGCCATATAGATGTGTTCGTCAATAATGCCGCTTACGTCCTAGGCGGTGCTTGGGAAGACTTATC AGAAGATTCTAAAGCTTTTAAGCTTCCCATAGACAAAAATCACACGCAGAGCGGTGATCCCCAAAAAGGAGTGGCAATCATCGTGGACCTTGTTCGCCAAGAGGGAGTTGCCAAAGACGAGACTGTTCCTTTGAGAATGCCTCTGAGTCCTGATGCCTACGAGGTTATTAAGAACAAATGCGATAAGACGATAAATCTTTTGGGAGACTGGAAGGATGTCATCTCCAGCACTGATTTAGACGAATAA
- a CDS encoding uncharacterized protein (EggNog:ENOG41~MEROPS:MER0167712) — MQVSKRPVIAVAGLACETSTFSPAVTLAPAFHPKRGDEIAERYEFLHDDKPLGIEAEWKGALIGHALPGGIVTRDAFETLSKEIVERLQVIVSETKVDGLWFDIHGAMCVQELDDVEAELLRRVRAVIGPDVIVSASMDLHGNVSRELAHMCDLITCYRMAPHEDAMDTKERACRNLVNVLKGKEPGRRPLKAWIPVPILLPGEQTSTRDEPAKHIYAAVPEVEAVDDVLDAAIWVGYAWADEPRNRAAIVVTGWDESAVSQGAEKLAKLFWDARADFKFVAPTGSFAECLDAAVKSPPEERPYFISDSGDNPTAGGSGDMTWGLTKLLERPEFKSPDSGYTVIYASVPGPKAIETAVAAGVDAVVTVTAGADVDNIHAPPLTMTGRVHSIKHGDRDAETEVVLQVGSVYAILTKLRKPYHKEKDFTDLNLLPRSADIVIVKIGYLEPQLYDMAKGWMLGLTPGGVDQDLKRLGHHRIRRPMWPFDEHFDKMPKLKTVWIDKSNESLRGPDI, encoded by the coding sequence ATGCAAGTGTCGAAGCGGCCGGTTATCGCCGTGGCTGGTCTTGCCTGCGAGACGTCGACCTTCTCCCCTGCCGTTACCCTTGCCCCGGCCTTTCACCCCAAGCGTGGTGACGAGATTGCCGAGCGATACGAGTTTCTTCACGACGATAAGCCGCTGGGGATAGAGGCAGAGTGGAAAGGCGCTCTCATCGGACATGCGCTGCCTGGAGGGATTGTGACTCGCGATGCGTTTGAGACGCTCTCCAAGGAGATTGTAGAGAGGCTGCAGGTAATTGTTTCGGAGACTAAAGTTGATGGCTTGTGGTTCGATATCCATGGCGCCATGTGCGTGCAGGAACTGGACGACGTTGAAGCTGAGCTCTTGAGACGCGTTCGCGCGGTCATCGGGCCAGATGTCATTGTATCGGCGTCAATGGATCTCCACGGCAACGTCTCACGAGAACTGGCTCATATGTGCGATCTCATCACCTGCTACCGCATGGCGCCGCACGAAGATGCCATGGACACAAAAGAGCGAGCCTGCCGGAATCTTGTCAACGTATTGAAGGGCAAAGAGCCAGGCAGACGACCTCTCAAAGCCTGGATCCCCGTTCCTATCTTGCTTCCTGGAGAGCAGACTTCGACGCGAGATGAGCCGGCAAAACACATCTACGCTGCTGTGCCCGAAGTGGAAGCTGTGGATGACGTTTTGGATGCGGCTATCTGGGTAGGATATGCATGGGCTGATGAGCCAAGAAACCGCGCTGCCATTGTTGTTACGGGATGGGATGAGAGTGCGGTTTCTCAAGGAGCTGAGAAGCTGGCCAAATTGTTCTGGGATGCGCGAGCTGATTTCAAGTTCGTTGCGCCTACTGGCAGTTTTGCAGAATGTCTAGATGCTGCCGTCAAGTCGCCACCCGAAGAGCGCCCATATTTTATCTCTGATTCTGGAGACAACCCGACGGCAGGAGGCTCGGGAGACATGACTTGGGGGCTCACAAAGTTGCTTGAGAGGCCAGAGTTCAAATCGCCTGATTCTGGATACACAGTCATATACGCCAGTGTCCCAGGGCCGAAGGCTATCGAAACCgccgttgctgctggtgttgaCGCGGTTGTCACTGTGACTGCTGGCGCCGATGTTGACAACATTCACGCACCTCCACTCACAATGACTGGTCGTGTTCATTCTATCAAGCATGGCGATCGAGACGCCGAAACCGAAGTCGTATTGCAGGTCGGCTCCGTGTATGCTATCTTGACAAAGCTACGAAAGCCATATCACAAGGAAAAGGACTTTACTGATCTTAATCTCCTTCCGAGATCGGCTGATATTGTCATTGTGAAGATTGGATACCTTGAGCCGCAGCTGTATGATATGGCAAAGGGCTGGATGCTCGGGTTAACGCCGGGCGGTGTTGATCAGGACTTGAAGAGGCTGGGGCATCATCGGATACGAAGACCTATGTGGCCGTTTGATGAGCATTTTGACAAGATGCCTAAGTTGAAAACGGTGTGGATTGATAAGTCGAATGAGTCTCTAAGAGGCCCGGATATTTAG